From Malus sylvestris chromosome 1, drMalSylv7.2, whole genome shotgun sequence:
aaatgcaagtgaattatggaaaaacacttcaagtgcttttggaacaaaaATTCATTTTCTCTACACTCgttttttaaaagcactttcaaatgAGTCTTTAGCCTCTCACACTCTCCTTTGTTTCTTACACTCCTCTATTTAAATTTGGTCGTCAATTctgtttaatttattcaatccgaTGGTGATAAATAAAGAAACTTGCGTGAGAAgaaaaaataagtgtgtgaaaatcactttcCGACGTATAAATATGTGCAAGTGAATTATAAATTATTGATTGAGCATCAATCCTATATCATAAGCAATGGGGTGTGGTTGCAGAAAAATACGACGAATTTTAATGGTGAAGCAAGTTGCTGGTTTATTATGTTTAAGTATGAGGGACCATGTCTATAACAAAAcgaataaattataaaaaataaaaataaaataacaagagTCCTTGTTTATTAATTGTTATTTATATCTTAAATCTTAATAAATAAGAGATGTAGTACTATACTTATTAAATTAATCATTGATATGTGATGAATTATTCTTGTGGTTAGAACTTCCTCTTTGACACGTTGTGTTTCAAATTTAAACTTTTTCCactttaattataaattaatataaaatatcgtTTGTATTAACGAAAATTCCCTCGACCATTCGTATTTGGGCTCAGGCCCAAAGTCTACTGCAGGCCTTGATTGCTTTTACATGATTGGGCTCATGACGACGTGGCAACATCAAATTACTTGAAACCCGAATTCTGAAACCATATCCGTTTCCCAAAACGGGTTTTTACGGCGCGCGAGTGTGAGCTACGAGAGAGAAGAAGAACCGATCCGACTCGGAGCTTTCAAatcgcagagagagagagagagagagagattcgaaAACATGTTCCTGCGAGCGATCGGACGGCCGTTGTTGGCCAGGGTGAAGCAGACGACAGGGATTGTAGGGCTGGACGTGGTCCCCAATGCGAGGGAGGTCCTAATCGAGCTCTACTCCAAAACCCTAAAGGAGGTCCAGGCCATCCCCGAGGACGAAGGCTACCGCAAGGCCGTCGAGAGCTTCACGCGCCACCGCCTCAATGTCTGCCGCGAAGAGGAGGACTGGGAGGCCATCGAGAAGAAGCTCGGCTGCGGCCAGGTCGAGGAGCTCATCGAGGAGGCGCGCGACGAGCTCACTCTCACCGGCAAGATGATCGGTCAGtacaatttattatttttattgctAGTTTTATAATTTACTTAATTCTTTATTCTCGTttttgaaagaaatgaaattgAGAGTGGTTATTTGTGTTTTGGGATTGACATGGGCCATGAAAATTGGAATTTAGCTCAGAAATGTGGTTTTATTTTGGGAAattgagtgcttgtttgtgaTTTCGACATTTTTGCTTAGTTTGGTTGATGAGAAATCGAAAAGTAATCGAATTGGAATTAGAAAGTTTGGTGATTAATCTGGCCTGTGTAGTTTTGTTTTGTGATGGTAACTTAGTAAGTTGTTCATTTCTTGTAGTGGAAATTAGGGGAAAAGTGAGCGAAGTTCATAAATTCTTTAGCAGTCGGGTATTTTGTTTACTACGTCATGAAACGAAAGGTGGGTACTTGATTTTATCAGTTCCGAAGAAACAATGATTGCCCGAGAATGCTGGTTGTTTGTTAATGCATATCATATGGGGTggttaaagaagaaaaaagagggtGGCAGGGGGAGTGGAGGGTGGTGGTTGCGGTGAATGGACACATTTGAATCCAAGCTCAAGTGGAACATATAATAAGCAAATCTGTTTTCTTCACTTTGAAGCATTTCAAACTCTCGTTCAATGTCCAAAGTAGGAATCTTTGTTTGTGTGAACTGTGAACTATGGTTTTTACCAGCCATTGTGCACTTGCATGCTTCAGTTAATGCTGATTTTTTAGTTCTTCCGTCTCAGAGTTTTATCATTCTGATGTTCAAACTGATGTCTTTCTGTTGCCTTTATATGAAGTTCTTGTTTGAGCGACATTTTGAGATACGATATACAATGGATTGTTCGTAATAGTTTGCATTCTGTATTGACTTGCATTGCAGAGTGGGATCCATGGGGTGTTCCTGATGATTACGAATGTGAGGTGATCGAGAATGATGCTCCAGTTCCCAAGCACGTTCCTCTGCACCGACCTGGTCCTCTTCCTGAGGAGTTTTACAAAACGCTGGAAGGCCTTACTACAAACCAACCAAAGTTGGATGAGGCTAAAGTCACCTCTATTGGTTCAGACGCAAAGGAGTAAACCATCCGTCGGCATATGCTTCTAGGTACTCTGGATTCCAGATTTGAATTGAAGTCTTTTTTCTTGTATTCTCTCCTGTTTATTGCTGGTGACAGTGCCTGTTTGCTGGGCTGTATAAATTTTAATCATGGGAGGAACGCTTGAATATTTCAATTTCTGCGCTTGATACCATTGCGATGTTGTTTACTTAAGTTCCGTCCCTGATTCCCATTGAGAATGAATAATGTAACACAGTTTTAGCTCTTCGAGTATTGGCATTGGGATTGTTCGTGGTTTTGGTGTTATGAACGATCTCTGGTTCTTGATTTTGATCACACAATTGCATAGTTATAAACACTTTGTTGTGGCTTTCTGAATTCTTGTAATTTTACATATTAAAACAACCAGAAAGCTCCTCTGCTGCATATACGTATACACTTAGATGCGCGTATGGAGGCGTTGCATGGTGTATTGAGAAGACCGAATGCCACAGCTAACTTCTCACTATGACATGATGAATCTTCATAGTCTGATACGGGTATCCTCTCTTCTTCAACCCCTAAACCCTTCCTTCTTTAATCCCCTCTCCCTCATTGCCTGTCGTGTACTTTCGGCTAAATCCGGCGGACCAGAATCATCATACAAACTTGCAAGCAGCACGTAAAATGCTGCATCAGACGGGTCAAGCTCCATCCCTCGCCTTGCTGTATATTCCCTGGGGGCAATGTTTTTATCTCCGTAAATGCTCTCAAAGGTCgtacttggtgcgatggcaagtgccttcgcccatgagcggtaggtctcgggttcgaaacttgggagcagcctctccataaataggggtaaagctagccgacattcacctcttccagaccgtgcgtaaagcgggagccttgtgcactgggtacgacctttaaaTGCTCTCAAACCATCTTCTACGAGGTCAGAAAACATTTCGTGTACAAGTATCATCCTCCAAGCCACCGTTGATCACCGTGAATGAATCCAAGCTCGACCGCATACGTATGGATTCAAGTCCTGTAATCCAACTCTCCGGCAATGAGCATGATTTTAGGACACTTGAGAGCGTAAACTCATATGGGCACTGCCCCGGAAACAATCGTCGAATCGAAGAATTCAAGCGAGACGTGATGGTGTCCGTTCCTGACATAAGCAGACAGCACCCCAGTCCAGGATACAACTCCAGAGCACGCATAGAGAGACAGCAGGTTGTTGGCTGAGTAGAGGTCGTCGTCAAGACGCGGTTTGGTAATTGCACTGCGGACACAGATGCCCCCTGGCCGGGACTGTGAGTTGCACGCGGAAAGAACGCGAAGGCAACTTTTTTCTGAAACAGTAAACTTCATTTGTGTTGACAACGAGCCTGGTGACTTCTGTTAGAGGCATCAAAGTTCAGAGCCTTTTCGAGTAGTTGAGTTTGAAGGAGGAAAAGACTAAACAGCGGTTTAACTATCGCACTTAGTAGAAAACTAACGGTATTATATTGGAGAAATGTTTGAACGTGATGAAAACACAATCAGTACACCAGGTGTCATAATAAACAGGCTACGCCTAATCGCCACCTTGGTTGCCAACATGGCATTTGCTGAATTTTAGTATATTGGGATAATGATTGGTGCAGGTCAATGGtcgttgttgttgtatttagtCGTGGACAAAGGGAAGCTTCCTTTCTCAATGAC
This genomic window contains:
- the LOC126616858 gene encoding probable NADH dehydrogenase [ubiquinone] 1 alpha subcomplex subunit 5, mitochondrial; this encodes MFLRAIGRPLLARVKQTTGIVGLDVVPNAREVLIELYSKTLKEVQAIPEDEGYRKAVESFTRHRLNVCREEEDWEAIEKKLGCGQVEELIEEARDELTLTGKMIEWDPWGVPDDYECEVIENDAPVPKHVPLHRPGPLPEEFYKTLEGLTTNQPKLDEAKVTSIGSDAKE